The nucleotide window TTTGACAGGATGAACCCATCAGTCCAATATGCGTTTTCCAATGTAATAGACAGGTAGGACTGTGGAAGTACACAAAGATTCATTAAGGAAATACCAGCCATACTGCAGGTCTGAAACAACAGTTGTCAGAAAGCCTCCTACCTCCCACAGTGAGGGTGACAGTGCTGATGGCGTTTCCCtgaaggtccctcactgtgtagctGCCatgatcagctggagtgagggagcgCAGTGTCAGAGAGCCGTCCTGCACCGATACTCTGTCTctgtactgggggacacagctggctATGCTGtcctggacagaacacactgaggtccagtttccacctcctgcaggatcaaacagcacctccactggctctccagtgaacagagggacagacagagaggcttcaggctgcagggtgacagtgtctctgtgagctgaaagacaatcaggacagaggatgaTAGAAGAACACACTCTGTCAAGAATATAGAGCCCTCTAGTGACCCTACTGTAGACCTGCTCACCTCCCACAGTGAGGGTCACAGTGCTGATAGTGTTTCCCtgaaggtccctcactgtgtatctcccctgatcagctggagtgagggagcgCAGTGTCAGAGAGCCATCCTGCACCGACACTCTTTCTctgtactgggggacacagcgggctgtgctgttctggacagaacacactgaAGTCAAGttttcaaacagcacctccactggatcAGCAGTGAGAAGAGGGAGAGAAAGTGTGTTTCCACACTGAAGGGTGAGGACATCTGAGAAAGCTGGAAGAAACAACAGACACCAAATTCACAGTTAAAGACTTTTTACTTAACATCTTACCATGTTTCTGTGTGACTGTCTGCTG belongs to Lepisosteus oculatus isolate fLepOcu1 chromosome 14, fLepOcu1.hap2, whole genome shotgun sequence and includes:
- the LOC107076235 gene encoding uncharacterized protein isoform X3, with product MVLSALTLLSVMALTAGAVYQSVPVGHSVTLNCSGSAAGLRGIPEDQLHIEWKRSGDLVFNLISGSPFPGPEFKHRAAVSREKISQENFSVTISPTRFSDEGHYECFCGKGQEQLTFLGEVYLVITAFSDVLTLQCGNTLSLPLLTADPVEVLFENLTSVCSVQNSTARCVPQYRERVSVQDGSLTLRSLTPADQGRYTVRDLQGNTISTVTLTVGGEQVYSRVTRGLYILDRVCSSIILCPDCLSAHRDTVTLQPEASLSVPLFTGEPVEVLFDPAGGGNWTSVCSVQDSIASCVPQYRDRVSVQDGSLTLRSLTPADHGSYTVRDLQGNAISTVTLTVGAPRPSDAGVSSRTYVMLIPPFLLLFLALISGLLGSRCHWWRGNTTSGVQKPDRPV